The DNA sequence attttttgataaatggaTAAACATAACATACGTAATCGAAATAGGAGAGTCCTAATTTTCTATACAAAAAAGTGCTCAGAAATTGTTCGAGAGCAAAAGAATAATGTGTTGAAATATGGACTATGGAACCTGAAAGCAAGTCCTCTTTAGGctttaaacataaatatacattacatcgaactaattaaataagttgGGTAATTAAATAAGTTGGGTGTTCATTCATTTATATCAACGCTTAATTCTGTTATTATATCGGAACACATCAGTGCAGAAGCAGTTCATGAAATAAGCAACAACTAAAACAAACGAAAGACAATATATGTGTATCAACCTAGGTAAATAATGGGTTTGGATCCCCTGTTGTGGCTGTTAGCACAGCAGGGGGTGCTGTTccatacaaatattttttaattgttaaaatataatattaaaatattaattttatttattataaaacaattcaATGTGTGTGTATTTGCCACAGCCCCTGCTGTGCACAGCAGGGGATCTTGGCCCGTAAATAATTCATGTGATTATTCGTTCATATTCGTGATTACTTCTGTGATTATTTCCTATTATATCTGTAAAACAAATAAGCCATACACATCTTTTCGTTCTTCGCCAATCTCGTTCGCTATAGAAAAGTAAGTTGGAACTCCACAagctagtagtattatttgttcAACAAACATGCTATTTAGGGGATAATTTCTTGATCCTTTAGAGGATTGACAGTTTCAAATGTGATTCATTAGACAAAGCACTCCACGTTTTGGGAGTTGAGAAAATTGACATGAGCCAATGTATAGATCATCCATTCAACAGACAACATCCATGAATCAAATTCACACGTTAATTTTTCATTGACAAATCGAACACTTTAATTCCTACAAGTTTAGAGGGATGGTGACATTAGCCATATTGCAATAATTGAGTTGAATCTTGCATTtcaagcttttttttttttttttttttttttttttttgttaagcTTTACAAATACAAGAACATTGAAAACTtggatttttatattattttgaagaatATATTTGAGCTTCACCATATTCTCTATTATTCctagttaattattttatcttgaaaatataaaattattaacaagatataaattatactccacttTTTAATATTGCATGAATGGTTAGATgtcataaatttgatatttgctggatgaatttaattatatcacCATCACTATTGATTCACCTGTTACACTCATCGTTTTGAttgataggagtatataaaatcattaaattcaTCCAGCAAATATCAAAATCTAGCACAAACATTGAACTTGACAGCGGTAGtcataaatgtataaatatatagatagtCAAACacactattaattttatgcagCATATAATCAACTAGACTAAGATTTctttctaaattaaattttatgcaGCATAGTTGTGACCCATTATTGTtccacaaattaatttatttctaaattaaaattttaacttatcaattttatccaaaatcattagtaattttatcaattatatttcaagtttttcaatccaTCAGTTTTATCGAAACCTTTCTATTTGTATCGgtttaatattcattttcaggtaaatattttttaaaaatagacatAAAATACCTACATTATCGTATACAAGTtctttataaaagaaaaataatgtacCTCGTCTTCCACCTTCATTAATCATGTCACAATTCTACcatttgattgaaattttgatacacACTAAACGATTGAGATACATTTGGTAAATTGTAAAACTGAAagtataattgataattaataaaagttatagACAAATTTTAGCGgattagataaaattaatatgaacTAAACAAAAACGATGCTCATAGATAGTTCCAACATAAAATACACGACATAACATTATAcgtatactatatttatatgtaaatgGTAATTAGACTCTCAATAGTCAATACATTTGTGAACTCTTTTACTACCTTAGAAATTAGAATCATCACAAATTTatcttgtttttgtttctttaacTCGCAAGCTAAGACTGATGAAAAATTCcacaaatacaattaaaaaaaaaaacaaaatacaaattcaaatcCGGCCCCTTTCAAATCAAACacattttccaattttcccGCCAAATCCTCAAATCatctcctccacctccaccaccgCCATCATTATCACCTCCTCTTGTTCTTGCTCCCGATCAGCAGCGACACGAAGAAGAGCGATCTGAAGAAGAACCCCCACGCCACCGTCACCAGCAGGCAGCTCCACTTCCCGAGATCCTCCACGCTCTGCTGCCTCAGTATGTCCGCCCCCGTGGTCACGCACGTCCCGGCGCCGATCCTCACCCCCAGCGTCCCGCTCATGCTGTCCAGCAGCTTCACCTTCATCTCCTCCGGCACCGCCGCCAGCGGCGTCCCGTCGAAGATCTGCGCCCCCCTCACAAAGCACTTCGCCGCGTTGGCGAACTCATTCTGCAGCACCGCCTCGTACGGATACTTCACTAGCGAGATATAATGAAACCAGATCCAATACACCGGAATCCGATCTCGATTGATGAAGAATCCGCTGAAGAGAAGGAAATACGCGAGAATCGCCACCACAATCACGTACCCTAGCATCACGTGCGGCACCACGCCGGAGAGAAACGTCACGAACGAGCTCCCCGCCCAAAACGAAgccaaaattatcaaaaaataaaatacaaaatcgcCGTCGAGCCCCACCGCCCAAAATGTGATCACGGCGAAGGCGAGGGACAAAAACACCAGCGGCGGAATCGACACGAGCGAGTGCGATAAAACATACGACGATCGCCGGTATGCGTTGTACGCGGTCTCTCTCATGAATATGTAGCGCTCCTGTAGAAAAACCGGCAGCGCATCGGCGCAAGTGTAGAACGTCGTCGACATTGCGAAGGCGAAGAAGCCGAGGCGCTCCTGGACGCCTTTCGGGGAGTTGTCGAGGCGCCAGAACATGGTGGCGAGGATGAATCCGGTCACCACCACCGCGGCGAGGCGGACGCCGAAGAGCTCCGGCATCCGCCGCGAGTTCATGAAGGATCGCTTTGAGAGAACGGCTAATTCGATCCACATAGGGTTCGCGAACGTCGGCACCATTGCGGATCCGGCGGAtgcggtggcggtggcgcCGGAGACTAGCTTTCCTCGAGAAATGCTAGCGCTGATTGCCTCCTTCAGCGATAAATTCGGTGAATTTTGGATCGATTGATGGTGATGTTGTTGATCGATGTTTTGCCAtgatttattgaattcaaCGAGGCTTTTTGTTCCGCTTTCGGATCCTTCTAATTCTCTGATGAAATCGAGAGCGAATTCAGTCCGATTCTCGTTTTCCGGAATCGATTGGCCGAAATCGGAGAAGAAAACCGGCAGATTCTCCGGCGAGCCGTTGAAGACGGTTTTCCCGCGCGAAAGGAAGATCATTCGATCGAGCAATCCCATGATCCTCGAGCTAGGTTGATGAATCGACATGATCACGATGCTTCCGCTCCTCGCGATCCGCTGCAGAACCTTCACCACCATGAACGCGCTCGTCGAATCGAGCCCCGACGTCGGCTCGTCGAGAAAAAGCACGATCGGATCGTGGATGATGTCGGTTCCGATCGACACGCGCCGCCTCTCGCCGCCGGAGACGCCGCGGTGGCCCTCGTCCCCGATGACGGTCCTTGCGGCGCTCCGGAGCCCGAGCTGGTCGATCAGCGCCTCGACGCGGAGCTTCTTCTTCGACTTGGAGAGCGTCCGCGGCAGACGGAACTCTGCCGCGAACGTTAGGGTTTCCTCCACGGTGAGCATCGGGAACAGTAAATCGTCTTGCATCACGTAAGCCGAGATGACTTTCGACATTTTCGACTCGAGCACCTCGCCGTTGAGCGTGACCGAGCCGCGCAAGCTCCCCTTCGCCATCCGGTTCGCCAGGGCGTCGATCAAAGTCGACTTTCCGGAACCCGACGCGCCCATGACCGCCATGATTTCTCCATCACGCGCCTCGCCGGAGATGTCATCGAGTACAACTTTGGTATCCGCGGCGGCGCGTGGGGACTTCACGCTGTACGTGAGATGGCTGAAGGCGAGGACGAAGGGGATCGTCCGTGGCTCCTCGGTGGCCATCTCGAGCACGTGGTGGACCGGGGTCTTGTCGCCGGCGGCTTCCTTCCGCGCATCACCGACACATTGCAGGAGCTGGCCGAGTGTGGTGGAGGCGCGTGCGGCGGCGCGTGGGGATGTGTTAATTTCCATCTCGGCTTCTCTTCTGTTGTAGAAGGGGAGAGTGTCGCGGATTGGGGAGAGAGATACGACTCTTGACATTGTTGGCGGCGCATGCACTGTGTGTTGGGTGTGTGAAAAAAACGGCGGCGCTGATTGCTTGATTGGTGGAGGAGGAAATGCCGGTGGTTAGAAGTGGTTGAAGAGATGGAGGGGTTTAGTGTGGTGATTTAATAGAGGAgaatgaaacaaaatcaaatcgaAAACGAAAAGAAGGTAGAAATGAGGAAATGTGGTTTGTCTAAGAAAGTAAAAGTGGTGGCCAACCTTATAAATGACA is a window from the Salvia hispanica cultivar TCC Black 2014 chromosome 1, UniMelb_Shisp_WGS_1.0, whole genome shotgun sequence genome containing:
- the LOC125215865 gene encoding ABC transporter G family member 1-like, which produces MSRVVSLSPIRDTLPFYNRREAEMEINTSPRAAARASTTLGQLLQCVGDARKEAAGDKTPVHHVLEMATEEPRTIPFVLAFSHLTYSVKSPRAAADTKVVLDDISGEARDGEIMAVMGASGSGKSTLIDALANRMAKGSLRGSVTLNGEVLESKMSKVISAYVMQDDLLFPMLTVEETLTFAAEFRLPRTLSKSKKKLRVEALIDQLGLRSAARTVIGDEGHRGVSGGERRRVSIGTDIIHDPIVLFLDEPTSGLDSTSAFMVVKVLQRIARSGSIVIMSIHQPSSRIMGLLDRMIFLSRGKTVFNGSPENLPVFFSDFGQSIPENENRTEFALDFIRELEGSESGTKSLVEFNKSWQNIDQQHHHQSIQNSPNLSLKEAISASISRGKLVSGATATASAGSAMVPTFANPMWIELAVLSKRSFMNSRRMPELFGVRLAAVVVTGFILATMFWRLDNSPKGVQERLGFFAFAMSTTFYTCADALPVFLQERYIFMRETAYNAYRRSSYVLSHSLVSIPPLVFLSLAFAVITFWAVGLDGDFVFYFLIILASFWAGSSFVTFLSGVVPHVMLGYVIVVAILAYFLLFSGFFINRDRIPVYWIWFHYISLVKYPYEAVLQNEFANAAKCFVRGAQIFDGTPLAAVPEEMKVKLLDSMSGTLGVRIGAGTCVTTGADILRQQSVEDLGKWSCLLVTVAWGFFFRSLFFVSLLIGSKNKRR